In a single window of the Burkholderia contaminans genome:
- a CDS encoding alpha/beta fold hydrolase: MPRKKTSLWLRHLELLSVAAGTRAAKRKSKPRPAAKRAVKPVARPAGTVRTARRTDTVPAARAPADKAPGTWLRSFHSAGPSAGRYVNHVAYALYLPTAPAATAGMPAVVMLHGCKQSAESFAAGTRMCRLAERSGFAVLFPEQAKTAHAHRCWHWHGDATESEAAAVTSLVDAIVRQHGFDRDRIYLAGMSAGAGLAAALAIRYPDRFAAVGLHSGPAIAPPSSTLAAMNLMRRGLRDDPIRAVEACADVTSYPGMPALVMHGALDTVVTDRNATQLGIAFARLNRLVDEHGAMRVGEQRTYARDDADYVDYLKAGRLVVRVCIVRRLPHAWSGGDPREPFHSATGPDATAMFWHFFRRQHRQRLS, encoded by the coding sequence ATGCCCAGGAAAAAAACCAGCCTCTGGTTGCGGCACCTCGAACTGCTCTCCGTCGCTGCCGGCACGCGCGCGGCGAAGCGCAAGAGCAAGCCGCGACCGGCCGCCAAGCGGGCGGTCAAGCCGGTCGCCCGGCCGGCCGGCACCGTGCGCACCGCCAGGCGCACGGATACCGTGCCTGCCGCCCGCGCACCGGCGGACAAGGCGCCCGGCACGTGGCTTCGCTCGTTTCATTCCGCGGGCCCGAGCGCCGGCCGTTACGTGAACCACGTTGCCTACGCGCTGTATCTCCCCACCGCGCCGGCGGCGACAGCCGGCATGCCGGCCGTCGTCATGCTGCACGGCTGCAAGCAGAGTGCCGAATCGTTTGCCGCGGGCACGCGCATGTGCCGTCTCGCCGAGCGGTCGGGGTTCGCCGTGCTGTTTCCCGAACAGGCCAAGACGGCGCACGCGCACCGCTGCTGGCACTGGCATGGTGATGCGACGGAGTCGGAAGCCGCGGCCGTCACGTCGCTGGTCGACGCAATCGTGCGACAGCACGGCTTCGACCGCGACCGGATCTACCTCGCCGGCATGTCCGCCGGAGCAGGGCTCGCCGCGGCACTGGCGATCCGGTATCCCGACCGCTTCGCGGCAGTCGGCCTGCACTCCGGCCCGGCCATCGCCCCGCCGTCGTCGACGTTGGCGGCGATGAACCTGATGCGCCGAGGCCTGCGCGACGACCCGATACGCGCGGTCGAGGCCTGCGCCGACGTCACGTCCTATCCCGGCATGCCGGCCCTCGTGATGCACGGCGCGCTCGATACGGTCGTGACCGACCGGAACGCGACGCAGCTCGGCATCGCGTTCGCGCGGCTCAACCGGCTCGTCGACGAACACGGCGCGATGCGGGTCGGCGAGCAACGCACCTATGCGCGCGACGATGCCGACTACGTCGACTATCTCAAGGCCGGGCGTCTCGTCGTCAGGGTCTGCATCGTCCGCCGGCTGCCGCATGCATGGAGCGGCGGCGACCCGCGCGAGCCGTTTCACTCCGCCACGGGGCCGGACGCCACCGCGATGTTCTGGCATTTCTTTCGTCGCCAACACCGCCAGCGGCTGAGCTGA
- a CDS encoding histidine kinase — translation MYGTYNLPLVLLSLAIATLASYTTLDLAAFISLLDNPKLKRAWLGGGAVAMGTGIWSMHFVGMLAFSLPIPLGYAWPDTGASLAIAVLVSYFALTVVTRARLGWRRLLVGGALMGAGIAGMHYTGMAAMRMEPGIRYDAALFAASIGIAVIASTAALWIAQALRVQQARHATAQRVGAAFVMGIAITGMHYTAMAAAHFAPDARCGAANGVDMPWLATTVTLFTTATLVVTLLLSRFDARTTFLRGMADTLERLVRLRTAELERALHRYEQTTAMLQHTRENMATEIDERKAAQARLEQEKEEQRRLLHVLEETHVQLLQSEKLASIGQLAAGVAHEVNNPIGFVSANLNTLKTWVRSLLDVIAAHEAALPQLDPAARDALAATGRAADLDYVRGEIETLIDESIDGALRVRRIVQDLRDFSRPASDEWSVVDLRAGLESTLNVVHNELKYKADIVRDYGDVPQVECLPSQLNQVFMNLLVNAAQAIPERGVITIRTSSDGEQVSIAISDTGTGMTPDVVRRIFDPFFTTKPVGQGTGLGLSVSHGIVKRHRGAIDVTSEPGRGTTFCVRIPIRRAGDRANTAELEQRA, via the coding sequence ATGTACGGCACCTACAATCTCCCGCTCGTCCTGCTGTCGCTCGCGATCGCGACGCTGGCCTCCTATACGACACTCGACCTGGCCGCCTTCATTTCGCTGCTCGACAATCCGAAGCTCAAGCGTGCGTGGCTGGGCGGCGGCGCGGTGGCCATGGGCACCGGCATCTGGTCGATGCATTTCGTCGGCATGCTCGCGTTTTCGCTGCCGATTCCGCTCGGCTACGCATGGCCGGATACGGGCGCGTCGCTGGCGATTGCCGTGCTCGTGTCGTACTTCGCGCTGACCGTCGTCACGCGCGCACGGCTGGGCTGGCGGCGGCTGCTCGTGGGCGGCGCACTGATGGGCGCCGGGATCGCCGGCATGCATTACACGGGGATGGCCGCGATGCGCATGGAACCCGGCATCCGCTACGATGCCGCGCTGTTCGCCGCGTCGATCGGCATCGCGGTGATCGCGTCGACTGCCGCGCTCTGGATCGCACAGGCGTTGCGCGTGCAGCAGGCGCGCCATGCTACCGCCCAGCGGGTCGGTGCGGCCTTCGTGATGGGCATCGCCATCACCGGCATGCACTACACGGCGATGGCGGCCGCGCATTTCGCGCCGGACGCGCGGTGCGGGGCCGCGAACGGGGTCGACATGCCGTGGCTCGCGACGACGGTCACGCTGTTCACGACGGCCACCCTGGTCGTCACGCTGTTGCTGAGCCGCTTCGATGCGCGCACAACCTTCCTGCGCGGGATGGCCGATACGCTCGAGCGGCTCGTACGCTTGCGCACTGCCGAGCTGGAACGCGCGCTGCACCGCTACGAGCAGACGACGGCGATGCTGCAGCACACGCGCGAGAACATGGCGACCGAGATCGACGAACGCAAGGCCGCGCAGGCGCGGCTCGAACAGGAGAAGGAGGAGCAGCGGCGCCTGCTGCATGTGCTCGAGGAAACCCACGTGCAGCTGCTGCAATCGGAAAAGCTCGCGTCGATCGGCCAGCTCGCGGCCGGTGTCGCGCACGAGGTCAACAATCCGATCGGCTTCGTCAGTGCGAACCTCAACACGTTGAAGACGTGGGTGCGCAGTCTGCTCGACGTGATCGCCGCGCATGAAGCCGCGCTGCCGCAGCTCGACCCGGCCGCGCGCGACGCGCTGGCGGCGACGGGCCGCGCGGCGGACCTGGACTACGTGCGCGGCGAGATCGAGACGCTGATCGACGAATCGATCGACGGCGCGCTGCGCGTGCGGCGCATCGTGCAGGACCTGCGCGATTTCTCGCGCCCGGCCAGCGACGAGTGGAGCGTGGTCGATCTCCGTGCGGGCCTGGAAAGCACGCTCAACGTCGTCCACAACGAACTCAAGTACAAGGCCGACATCGTGCGCGATTACGGCGACGTGCCGCAGGTCGAATGCCTGCCGTCGCAGTTGAACCAGGTCTTCATGAACCTGCTGGTGAACGCGGCGCAGGCGATTCCCGAGCGCGGCGTGATCACGATCCGCACGTCGAGCGATGGCGAGCAGGTGTCGATCGCGATCAGCGATACGGGCACGGGCATGACGCCCGACGTCGTCCGCCGGATCTTCGATCCGTTCTTCACGACGAAGCCGGTCGGGCAAGGCACGGGGCTGGGCCTGTCGGTTTCGCACGGCATCGTCAAGCGCCATCGCGGCGCCATCGACGTGACGAGCGAACCCGGGCGGGGCACGACGTTCTGCGTCCGGATACCGATCCGGCGGGCCGGCGATCGCGCGAACACGGCGGAGCTTGAGCAACGGGCGTGA